The Flavobacteriales bacterium genome includes a region encoding these proteins:
- a CDS encoding zinc-dependent peptidase, protein MEIIIVLLLLTVYYASQPIYDIVRIYSRSFPAMDNVISRCLNEHPYYSKLSPQGKASFVRSVRKLSLTLEFEEKMGMFLIDSRKYKICAAIVQICYGFEKRVIPKFDTIMVFPAPFFNPRYGQPMKGFASLTGKLALSWADFEMGYSDQSDNYNLGLHELAHALHINSKFDETDSHFNRHFVHWEKNSRKDFEDLQEGKNDYFREYGATNMHEFFAVCIEHFFETPQKFNAILPDLYFRTCILMNQNPLNEHGDYAFDLNDFPELKYKVRWIPT, encoded by the coding sequence ATGGAAATAATAATTGTTCTTCTGCTTTTAACGGTCTATTATGCCTCACAACCTATTTATGATATAGTCCGAATTTATAGCCGTTCGTTTCCGGCAATGGATAATGTTATTTCACGCTGTCTCAACGAGCATCCATACTATTCCAAGCTATCGCCGCAAGGCAAGGCCAGTTTTGTGCGAAGTGTTAGAAAACTTAGCCTTACCCTTGAGTTTGAAGAAAAAATGGGTATGTTTTTGATAGACAGCCGAAAATATAAAATTTGTGCTGCCATTGTGCAAATTTGTTATGGTTTCGAAAAAAGGGTTATACCAAAATTTGATACCATAATGGTTTTTCCTGCCCCGTTTTTTAATCCTAGATACGGGCAACCTATGAAAGGTTTTGCCAGCCTTACAGGCAAGTTGGCTCTTAGTTGGGCTGATTTTGAAATGGGCTATAGCGACCAATCCGACAACTATAATCTTGGTTTGCACGAGTTAGCTCATGCCCTTCATATCAACTCCAAGTTTGACGAAACGGATAGCCATTTTAACCGACATTTTGTTCATTGGGAAAAAAACAGTCGAAAGGATTTTGAGGATTTGCAAGAAGGGAAAAACGATTATTTCAGAGAATACGGTGCCACCAATATGCACGAATTTTTTGCTGTGTGTATCGAGCATTTTTTTGAAACACCCCAAAAATTCAATGCCATACTTCCTGATTTATATTTTCGCACGTGCATTTTAATGAATCAAAATCCATTAAACGAACATGGCGATTATGCGTTTGATTTGAATGATTTTCCGGAATTAAAATACAAGGTAAGATGGATTCCAACATAA
- a CDS encoding GNAT family N-acetyltransferase, which produces MDSNINLVVRKGRKEDVSDLLKLIKELAVYERQPEAVIVSEAQLLEDGFGSNPLYGLFVAELDEQVVGISLFYVRYSTWKGKCVYLEDLIVTEKHRRKGVGSALFEATLNFAKLNCYNRLNWQVLDWNTPAIDFYKKYEASFDGEWLNGVVAFEL; this is translated from the coding sequence ATGGATTCCAACATAAATTTGGTGGTAAGAAAAGGAAGGAAAGAAGATGTTTCGGATTTGCTAAAACTCATAAAAGAGTTGGCCGTTTACGAGCGGCAGCCGGAGGCTGTTATTGTTTCGGAAGCCCAATTGTTGGAAGATGGTTTTGGCTCAAATCCTTTGTACGGCCTTTTTGTTGCCGAACTTGACGAACAGGTGGTTGGCATTTCACTTTTTTATGTCAGATACAGCACATGGAAGGGTAAATGTGTTTATCTCGAAGATTTGATTGTTACCGAAAAACACCGCCGAAAGGGAGTTGGCAGTGCACTTTTTGAGGCCACATTAAACTTTGCTAAACTCAATTGTTACAACCGATTGAATTGGCAGGTGCTTGATTGGAACACTCCCGCCATTGATTTTTATAAAAAATACGAAGCAAGTTTTGACGGCGAATGGCTGAACGGGGTTGTCGCTTTTGAGCTGTGA